In the Flagellimonas sp. MMG031 genome, one interval contains:
- a CDS encoding amidohydrolase family protein — protein MKTIQLHSLLCICLLLGLHSYSQIEKAPPRAEGEGPWSQLIIRGVTVIDGTLSPPIGPVDIVVENNRIASVKVVGFPGMAIDPKGRPKLKEGGKELNAEGMYLLPGFVDTHAHIGGSSQGTPAEYVFKLWMGHGITTICDPGSGNGIDWVLDQKEKSNKNEITAPRIEAYTWFGSSLTGERSRDDITTPEAAREWVRANAKKGADGIKFGGGLPEVMTAALDENKKLGLRSKTHHAQLYVGRWNVLNSARAGLTSMEHWYGLPEALFDDRTVQDYSLDYNYQNEQDRFGEAGQLWAQAAQPYSDKWNAVMDELISLDFSISPTMVIYEANRDLQRARRAEWHEEYTLPSLWEFYAPSRQSHGSYWHYWGTEQEMDWKENYRLWMTFLNEYKNRGGRITVGTDAGFIYQLYGFAYPREMELLREAGFHPLEVIKAATLNGAEALGLEDEIGTIKVGKLADFVIVEENPLVNLKALYGTGAIQLQEDNTVKRVGGVKYTIKDGIIYDAKKLLEDVKKIVEKAKTESNYEIVQPGMKP, from the coding sequence ATGAAAACAATTCAACTACACTCCCTTTTATGTATCTGCCTTTTACTTGGGCTCCATTCCTATTCACAAATTGAGAAAGCACCTCCAAGAGCGGAAGGAGAAGGACCTTGGTCGCAACTCATTATTCGCGGCGTTACGGTAATTGATGGTACCCTATCCCCGCCTATTGGTCCTGTGGATATTGTAGTGGAGAACAACCGCATTGCTTCTGTTAAGGTTGTCGGTTTTCCCGGAATGGCGATTGACCCAAAGGGCAGGCCCAAACTGAAAGAGGGCGGCAAGGAGCTGAATGCCGAAGGCATGTACCTACTACCGGGGTTTGTGGACACCCACGCCCATATTGGGGGGAGTTCGCAAGGTACCCCCGCTGAATATGTTTTTAAACTATGGATGGGCCACGGTATCACGACCATTTGTGATCCTGGTTCCGGAAATGGCATTGATTGGGTGCTGGACCAAAAAGAAAAAAGCAATAAAAATGAAATCACAGCGCCGCGGATTGAGGCGTATACTTGGTTCGGTAGCAGCTTGACCGGTGAACGCTCCAGAGATGATATTACAACCCCCGAAGCTGCCCGGGAATGGGTGCGCGCCAATGCCAAAAAAGGTGCCGATGGCATCAAGTTTGGAGGAGGACTGCCCGAGGTAATGACCGCAGCGTTGGATGAAAACAAAAAATTGGGCCTACGTTCCAAAACACACCATGCCCAACTGTATGTGGGCCGTTGGAACGTGCTGAACAGTGCCCGGGCTGGACTTACCTCCATGGAGCACTGGTACGGATTGCCCGAAGCTTTGTTCGACGACAGGACGGTACAAGATTATTCCCTGGATTACAACTACCAAAACGAGCAAGATCGTTTTGGGGAGGCAGGACAACTATGGGCACAGGCGGCCCAACCGTATTCTGACAAATGGAATGCCGTAATGGACGAGTTGATTTCGTTGGATTTCTCCATCTCCCCCACCATGGTGATCTACGAAGCCAATCGCGACCTGCAAAGGGCAAGGCGGGCAGAGTGGCATGAGGAATACACCCTTCCCTCCCTTTGGGAGTTCTATGCCCCAAGCCGACAGTCCCATGGTTCTTACTGGCACTATTGGGGCACGGAGCAGGAAATGGACTGGAAAGAAAATTACAGGCTTTGGATGACGTTTTTAAACGAATACAAAAATCGGGGCGGACGCATTACCGTAGGCACCGATGCCGGTTTTATCTACCAATTGTATGGGTTTGCCTACCCACGGGAAATGGAACTTTTGCGCGAAGCTGGTTTTCATCCGCTGGAAGTAATCAAGGCCGCTACCCTGAACGGTGCCGAAGCACTTGGACTGGAAGATGAAATTGGAACCATTAAAGTAGGGAAACTGGCAGATTTTGTGATTGTTGAGGAGAATCCGTTGGTCAACCTAAAGGCACTTTATGGTACAGGTGCCATCCAACTGCAAGAAGACAACACGGTGAAAAGGGTTGGTGGGGTAAAATATACCATTAAAGATGGCATTATTTACGATGCCAAAAAACTATTGGAAGATGTGAAAAAAATCGTGGAAAAGGCGAAGACCGAATCCAATTATGAAATAGTACAGCCGGGAATGAAGCCCTAA